The Mycobacteriales bacterium sequence GCTGAGCTCCTGGGCGAGATCGATGTTGAACGCGTCGACGCGGGTGCTCGGCAGGGACAGGCTGGTCTGGGTGCCCTCGTAGCGGTCTGCCAGCCCCTTGGCGACCTCGCCGATCTCGGAGTGGTCGGCGCTGGACAGCGAGAGCAGGCCGACCTCCTCGTAGCCGGTCGCCTTGAGGCCGGTCTTCACCATCTCGCCGATGCCGGTGATCGAGCGCTCGCGCACGGGTCGGGTGATCATGCCTGCCTGGCAGAACCGGCAGCCGCGGGTGCAGCCGCGGAAGATCTCGACGCTCATCCGCTCGTGCACCGTCTCGGCCAGCGGCACCAGCGGCGACTTGGGATAGGGCCACTCGTCGAGGTCCATGACGGTGCGCTTGTGCACGCGGAACGGCACGTCCGGGCGGTTCGGGACGACGCGGGCGATGCGGCCGTCGGGCAGATAGTCGACGTCGTAGAAGCGCGGGACATAGACGCCGCCGGCGCGGGCCAGCCGGAGCAGCGTCTCCTCGCGGTCGGCGCCGTCGTGCTTGGCCTGCCGGATCACCGCGCTCATCTCGAGGACGGCCTGCTCGCCGTCGCCCAGGACCGCAGCGTCGAGGAAGTCCGCGATCGGCTCGGGGTTGAAGGCTGCGTGGCCGCCCGCAAGCACGATCGGGTGGGTCTCGTCGCGGTCCTTCGCGTGCAGCGGGATGCCGGCGAGGTCGAGCGCCTCGATCATGTTCGTGTAACCGAGCTCGGTGGAGAAGCTCACGCCGAGGACGTCGAAGTCGCGGACCGGGCGGTGCGCGTCGACGGTGAACTGCGGGACGCCCGCCTCGCGCATCTTCGCCGCCAGATCGGGCCACACGCTGTAGGTCCGCTCGGCCAGGGTGCCCGGCTGCTCGTTGAGCACCTCGTACAGGATCATGACGCCCTGGTTGGGCAGGCCGACCTCGTAGGCGTCGGGGTACATCAGCGCCCAGCGGACGTCGCAGCTGTCCCAGTCCTTGACGGTGCTGTTGAGCTCGCCGCCGACGTACTGGATCGGCTTGCTCACGCTGGGCAGCAGCGGCTCGAGGCGGGGGAACAGGCTCTCGACGGGCATGTGACCAGGCTACGTGCGACTGTCGAGGGTCGCTGATCTCTCTCCGATGCCCGGTGATCTTCTGCCGTCTGGATCGGCAGCAGACGCGCCGGCGGGTCCGCTGCGGATCCAGCTGCCAGAAGATCCACTCCTGTCCACAGTCCGGGCCGACGGGCTGGTATGCGAGGCAGTCGCCCGCTGAGGTGCCGGTCATGGGCGAACTGGCTGAGCTGGGCTCCACCACGCGAGGCGTCTGGACGCGGAAGCAGGCGCTGGCCGTGACCACCCGTGGTCGGATCGACGCGCTCGTGCGGCGCGGTGAGTGGCAGGCGCCGTGGTCCGGCGTCTACGCGGACGGCGGCTACGCGCTCGACCTGGAGCAGCGCGGCTTCGCGGCCGTACTGGCGAGCGGCGGCGGACAGCCGCACCGGGACATCCACGGCAAGGAGGTGGTCGCAGCGGTCGCCTGCGGCCGGCTGGCGGCGCGTCTGCACGACCTGCCGCTCGTCGACGACCGCGACCCGGCGACGGGCGGCCGCGAGCACCTGCTGGACGACGTGGCCCTGCGCTGGGGCGGCAGCCCGCTGCACTCCACCACCTCGGACGGCCAGACCCGCACCCTCACCCGGCACCGTCGGCGGTACACGGCCGAGCAGGTCCTGCAGCTGCCGAGCGGGTTGCACGTCACCTCGTACGCGCAGACACTCGTGGACTGCGCCCTGCTGCTGCAGTCCGATTCGCTGGTGTGCCTGCTCGACGCGCTCCTGCACCGGGAGCTGCTGTCGACCGCCGACCTCGACGTGCTGGTGCGGCAGCAGCGCTGGCAGGCGGGACTCACGCCGCTGCGTGAGGCTGTCCGGCTGGCCGACGGGCGTGCCGAGTCGCCGCACGAGACCCTGGTGCGGCTCGTGCTGAAGCCGCACCTGCCCGGGCTCGAGCCACAGCAGCGGCTCTACGACGAGTCGGGGCGGATCCTGGCCCGCTTCGACCTGGCCGACCGGCGGCTGAGGCTCGCCGTGGAGGCCGACGGCAAGGCCGGGCACGCGGGCACGCGGATGGCCGCGCGCGACCAGCGCCGCGACCGGATCTCGGACGCCCGCGGCTGGCGCACGGAACGCTGCGTCTGGTTCGAGACGCGCTGCCGCCAGAAGGTGCTCGTCGCACGGGTGCTCGCGACCGCCCGCGACCAGGAGCGCCGGCACACCCTGTCGTGATCTTCTGCCGTGTGGATCGGCAGCAGACGCGCCGGCGAGTCCGCTGCGGATCCAGATGGCAGAAGATCACCGGAGGGAGGGGCGGGGGGCCGGGGCAGGAGCCGGGGCAGGCGGCCGGAGCTGTAGCCGGCCGGCCGGCCGGCTACAGCTCGCGGCTGCGCAGGTGGACGTTCTGGAGCAGGCCGACGGCGAGCAGGTTGGCGAACATCGCCGAGCCGCCGTAGCTCACGAAGGGCAGCGGCAGCCCGGTGACCGGCATGATCCCCAGGGTCATCCCGACGTTGACGAAGCTCTGGAAGGCGAACCAGCACACGACACCCGCCGCCACGAGCCGGCCGAAGGCGTCGGTCGCGCGCGCCGCGATCCGCAGACCGCGCCACAGGACGACCCCCAACAGGCCGAGCAGCACGGCTCCGCCCCGCAGCCCCAGCTCCTCCCCCGCGACGGTGAAGATGAAGTCGGTCTGCTGTTCCGGGATGAACCGACCACGTGTCTGCGTGCCCTGGAACAGCCCCTTGCCGGACAGGCCGCCGGAGCCGATCGCGATGCGGGCCTGGTTGGTGTTGTAGCCGGCCCCGCGCGGGTCGAGCGCGGGGTTGGTGAAAGCGGCGAACCGGTCCACCTGG is a genomic window containing:
- a CDS encoding TIGR03960 family B12-binding radical SAM protein produces the protein MPVESLFPRLEPLLPSVSKPIQYVGGELNSTVKDWDSCDVRWALMYPDAYEVGLPNQGVMILYEVLNEQPGTLAERTYSVWPDLAAKMREAGVPQFTVDAHRPVRDFDVLGVSFSTELGYTNMIEALDLAGIPLHAKDRDETHPIVLAGGHAAFNPEPIADFLDAAVLGDGEQAVLEMSAVIRQAKHDGADREETLLRLARAGGVYVPRFYDVDYLPDGRIARVVPNRPDVPFRVHKRTVMDLDEWPYPKSPLVPLAETVHERMSVEIFRGCTRGCRFCQAGMITRPVRERSITGIGEMVKTGLKATGYEEVGLLSLSSADHSEIGEVAKGLADRYEGTQTSLSLPSTRVDAFNIDLAQELSRNGRRSGLTFAPEGGSERLRAVINKMVSKQDLIDTVTTAYGAGWRQVKLYFMVGLPTETDEDVLEIAEMAREVIRAGRQVTGTRDVRCTVSIGGFVPKPHTPFQWAGQLDHETTDRRLKLLRNAISSDKSTAKAIGYRYHDGKPGIVEGLLSRGDRRIGAVIEQVWRDGGKFDGWSEHFSYDRWMAAARKQGVDVGWYTTREREESEVLPWDHLDSGLDKEWLWSDWQDALAEQDLDDCRWIPCFDCGVCPQMGTDIQIGPTGKTLLPLTVVQNPLSAL